The window CCAGCTCACGGTTGGAGCGTTCCAATTCCTCTGTGCGCTCCTGCACCTGGATTTGCAGCATCTTCTGGACAGTTATATCCCGGTCTGCACCCCGGTAGCCGAGAAGGTCGCCCTGGTCATCGAGCAGGGGAACACCATTGGTTACGAGGCAAACCCTCCGCCCGTTTTTCGCTACATTCCAGTTTTCCAGGTCTACCAGTGGCGCCTTTTGCTCAACCAGTTCCAGAAACGCGGTACGGCCCCGCCCCTGTTCTTCGGATGGCATCAGATCAAACGGTGTGCGTCCGAGCATCTCTTCGGGCCGGTATTTCAAGACCCTCTGTATTCCTTCGGAACAGAATGTGTAACATCCTTTCGCATCAACTTCCCAGATCCAGTCGCTGGTACTGTTCAGGATATCCCGCAAGCGGTTTTCGCTGGAGAGCAATTGCGCTTCCATCCGCTTGCGCTCCGTGATATTCCGACCGATGCCAAGCACACCGAGTACACTCCCATTGGCATCGAAAACCGGCACCTTACGAGTTTCCAGAGTTACGTGACGGCCATCGGACCGGTAGACGACCTCTTCCTCGTTAATACTGATCCGACCTGCAGCGATGGCTTCCTGATCTTTTTTTCGAAAGAAAGCTGCCAACTCGCCGGAAACGAAGTCGTAATCAGTCTTGCCGAGAATATCCTTTTCAGCTGCGCCGTAGAATAACTCGAACTCCGGGTTGCAGGTTAAATAGACCCCCTCCGGGTCCTTCAGCCAAATCAGGTCCGGGATGGTATTGATCATAGTGGAAAGACGGTTTTTAATTTCCCGGAGTGCATCTTCCATCCGCCTGCGCTCGGAAATATCCACCATCACGGCTATATTGCCGGTGACATTGCCCATGTCGTCATACAGTGGAGAGGCAAAAATAGAGAAGTCAATGGGTGAACCGTCACGTCGGCAACGTTGTACTTCCACCCCGTTTAAAGTCAGACCTTTGCGTATTTGCTCCCGGAAACGCTGAAATTCCCCCTCCTTGTCCATCGGCACCGTGGGCAGGGGACGTCCTATGACTTCTGCTGCACTCCAGCCGAGCATTTTTTCGGCGGCCTTATTCCAGATAGAATGCACATTTCCGTCCAGATCAAGATCGATAATGGCCGTAGGGGCCGCATTGAGTATGCTCTGCAGCATATCATTAGTCTGTTGCAAAACCCGGTTGGTTACGGCAAGCTGAAGACGGTCTGCCATGAACTGTTCGACTGATCTGGCCATCCTGCCGATTTCATCACCGCCCCGCACGGCAACCAGAGCATGGCCGGTTTGTGCTGCTTCCCACAACAGATGGCGGCTGATTTCATGCAAGCGTGCCAGGACACGTTTTTCCAGGACAAAGTAGAAAAACAGCCAGGCAGCGATCATACTGACAATAAATATGGTCAATACCAGACGACTGCTTTTTTCAGAGGCGACGGCAAGATTGTGGACAGCAGCCTGGTAGTCGTCCTTACCACGGGTGGACAATTTTCCGGTGGCAGCCGCCATAGCCGACGCCTGACGAGCTAATTCATCGCTGAAACGCTGCCGGTTATTGCGACCACCGGCCGGCGAAGTGCCTTGTAATTCCAGGGTTCGCAGGCCGACAACCACATGAATGATATTTCGGAAAATTTGCTCAGCCTGATACATTGCCAATACTGCAATATCGTCTTCCTTGCTTCCCAATTGTCCCGCCTGGCGGTCCAGTTTATCCAGCAATGGAATAATTTGAGTATAACTGGTTTGTATCCGTTCTTCAGTGACTGCAGACAGCATACGGTTGGTTTCAAGCTCGATCAGCATTGCAGTTTTACCCAACTCTTGCATAGCCTCCATCTGTACCAACCGCCCACCGGCCAGTTGCCGTGTATGTGCCACCGATTGGCGCAAGGAAAGAAAAGAAATCCAGCTGGCTGTGGCGATCAATAGGGCAAGGATCGTCAAGGCAAGCCTGAATTGCCAACGAAGAGAACGAGGCACAAAGATTGTAGCAATTTTCTTCACCCCAAAACTCATTTATTTTCCCCAGATGCCTTTATAGATTTCCCGGTAGCCGTTGTCGGGATCGAACTTCAGGTCCGGTCCACCGTCATGTGAGATATTTTTCGGAGTGACCAAATGAACCGGAACGACGTAGCCGTTAACAGGCTGATGCGCAAGCAGTCGATTTAATTCGTCAACCACCTGCCAGCCGTGCAAATTGAGCGGCTCAGCTACCGTTCCTGTCTGGTAGAGATTTGCCTGGATACGGACAAAGGCTGCTGCACTGCCGTCTCCGGCAGAAAACATCCTGAGGCTGGCTGGTGATCGTCCGGCCTTGGTCAGTTCCTGCACCGCATAGTCGAAATAGATGTCGTTAATGGCCAAGGCATAGGTCCAGCGGGAACCGTAACGGTCGAGCAGTTCCCGGGTGATACCCGGCATCAGCTCTCCGCTCTTCGAGATGGCCACATCACGCATTTCCAGCAACTCACACCCTGCACAGGACCGAATCACATCTGCCATGGCATTGGCCTTGGCCATAGCTATCCTGAAATTTGAGTCGGTAAAGATCACCACACCGGCATGCCCGCCGGAATCAACAACCGCAGCCATGGCGGTGGTGCGGGCAACCTCCAGCGGATCGGTCGATATATTAACCGCCACCGGACTGCCGTTCATTGGGCCTGCCTCAGGGCCGACATGCCAACCGACAATGGGAATTGCCCGGTCGGAAAATGGTTTAAGATAAGGGGCCATCTCACCGACGTCTGCGCCAACCAGAATCATGCCGTCGGGATTGATGTCCAGGGCATTGGTCGCTGCCCTGGCGCGTCCTGCTGGTGTGCCGCCGGCATCGAAAATTTTTACATTCCACTGCAAGAAATGTGCGGCCTCACCAATGCCTTGCGCAACACCAAGGATACCACCGTTGCGCAATTCCTCGGCAACGATGGCAATTCTTTTTCCTGTCACACCGGTTGGTCCGGATCGAGGACCGGACCAGGGAGGCGTGGGAACCGTTGCTTCATCGACCAATTGCCGCATATCCCCCAAGCCGGGACTGCCGGCTTCCGCTCGGACCGACACGACGATGCACAGCATGATAAATGCGGACAGAACACAGGAGCTTCCCTTGCGGAGCACCGCCTTATCTCTCAAACTCGAACAACCGCTACCATAACAGCCACCCGAAGCTGCAGGTCTGCAAAGCAGATTGGACACAATGAAAAGCCGAACATTGTCGATATTCCGGTTAAAAAACATGGCAATTGCCTCCCTATATAATGAGATATTTTATTAACGCCAAAAAAGAGACCGAGATATGCCTCCCATAAGCGGCAAAAGTTAGCCCACTGGAGGCGAGTAAAAAACAACACCTGCACCATTATCGGTTTGACTATGATCGTCACGGATGTGCCCATAAGTTCTTGCTGCCAGTATGCCGCCGTCTTTGTGCCCTAGCCATTTTCCGACGGTTGCAAAGTCAATGCCCGATTCAATGCAGGTCGTGGCAAAAAAATGCCTCAGGTCATGAATGCGGACGTGTGGGATATTCAAGCGTTTGCAGGCGTTTGTAAGAGCTTCTCGCGGGGACTTTAAGGCAAAAAGTGGCCTCCCGGACTCTGGGTTTATGCGTTTAATCAGACCTGACATTGCTGGTATAATTGGCACGTACCGCGATTCATGGTTTTTGGTTCCCGTTGCGCCTCCGGCAATCCGGATTCGACTTTCTTCAATATGGTACCCGGTGATGTGGCGAGCTTCATCGATCCTGACACCCGAGTATGCTAAAAACTCTATGAACTGCGACGCTTCAAGAC is drawn from uncultured Desulfobacter sp. and contains these coding sequences:
- a CDS encoding substrate-binding domain-containing protein — encoded protein: MRQLVDEATVPTPPWSGPRSGPTGVTGKRIAIVAEELRNGGILGVAQGIGEAAHFLQWNVKIFDAGGTPAGRARAATNALDINPDGMILVGADVGEMAPYLKPFSDRAIPIVGWHVGPEAGPMNGSPVAVNISTDPLEVARTTAMAAVVDSGGHAGVVIFTDSNFRIAMAKANAMADVIRSCAGCELLEMRDVAISKSGELMPGITRELLDRYGSRWTYALAINDIYFDYAVQELTKAGRSPASLRMFSAGDGSAAAFVRIQANLYQTGTVAEPLNLHGWQVVDELNRLLAHQPVNGYVVPVHLVTPKNISHDGGPDLKFDPDNGYREIYKGIWGK
- a CDS encoding PAS domain S-box protein, producing the protein MSFGVKKIATIFVPRSLRWQFRLALTILALLIATASWISFLSLRQSVAHTRQLAGGRLVQMEAMQELGKTAMLIELETNRMLSAVTEERIQTSYTQIIPLLDKLDRQAGQLGSKEDDIAVLAMYQAEQIFRNIIHVVVGLRTLELQGTSPAGGRNNRQRFSDELARQASAMAAATGKLSTRGKDDYQAAVHNLAVASEKSSRLVLTIFIVSMIAAWLFFYFVLEKRVLARLHEISRHLLWEAAQTGHALVAVRGGDEIGRMARSVEQFMADRLQLAVTNRVLQQTNDMLQSILNAAPTAIIDLDLDGNVHSIWNKAAEKMLGWSAAEVIGRPLPTVPMDKEGEFQRFREQIRKGLTLNGVEVQRCRRDGSPIDFSIFASPLYDDMGNVTGNIAVMVDISERRRMEDALREIKNRLSTMINTIPDLIWLKDPEGVYLTCNPEFELFYGAAEKDILGKTDYDFVSGELAAFFRKKDQEAIAAGRISINEEEVVYRSDGRHVTLETRKVPVFDANGSVLGVLGIGRNITERKRMEAQLLSSENRLRDILNSTSDWIWEVDAKGCYTFCSEGIQRVLKYRPEEMLGRTPFDLMPSEEQGRGRTAFLELVEQKAPLVDLENWNVAKNGRRVCLVTNGVPLLDDQGDLLGYRGADRDITVQKMLQIQVQERTEELERSNRELEQFAYAASHDLQEPLRMVASYVKLLARRYKGKLDADADDFINYAADGAERMQRMINDLLAYSRITTKGQEPELVDSTNCLKTALANLSLSIEEAGADVTNSDLPQVLADENQINQLFQNLVGNALKFSKPGEIPRIHVDAIQQDKELLFSVRDNGIGIKKEDQDRIFQLFHRLHTREEYPGTGIGLSLCQRIVVRHGGRIWVESESGSGATFYFTLPLPKESNHV